DNA from Leptospira bandrabouensis:
GGAAAACCCCAGTTTCCAAAAATGAGTAACCAATTAAAAAAGATATTGGTGACAGCAGCTAAAATGGAAGAAATCATCCCCACCTGCACAATTCCAATCCCGTCAAAAAATCCGCGTAAGGCGAACCCAACAAAAAATAGAACTGTACCAATAAATCGATAGGAAAGATAAACTCCCGCCACTTCGATCACTTCCGGATCATCTCCAATCCAACCCATAAATTGCGGAGCGTAAAGAAATCCAAAATAGGACAAAAGAGATCCTAAAACTAAAGACAAATATACGGAGTTAACTAGAGTAATTCCGACTCCTTTGTCATTTTTTTCGCCAAATCGACGTGCTACGATGATTTGAACAGCCATTGATCCACCCATAAGAAAGGCGAAGATGGAAAAATAAACCATTCCACCAAATCCAACTGCGGCAAGAGGAACCTCACCTAATTTCCCTACCATAGCAGTATCTGCCACCATAATGGCTGTATAACTAATCATTCCAAAAAAAACAGGGATTGCTAATCCAAGAATTTTCTGATTCAATCGAGTTGGCTTCAAGATGCGTCTAATTTTGTGAAGCATAGTTTTGTCATTCTTATATGTATTGCGATCTACACAACCACCTTTATGGATGTTTACCCCCTGAAACTTTGTATCGAATTGGTAAAAATAACCCAGAACCTAGATGGCATCTCTATTTAGATTCTTATGAAAAAGCTTATGGGTTAAAAATTCGACCTTCTACTTTTTTTGAAGATTATGCTGATATCAAAGAGTTTTCCAAACTCTATCACTTTCGAGAAAAGGCTCCTTTTTTACATTTCCAAGCAAAGTTTAATCTCATCATCGCACTAGTAAAGTTTGATGAACGAGAAATTACAGAAGTAACTCATGATGTTGTCTTATCCAATAGTTTGGATGATATCAGTTATGCGGAATACCGTTTGATGTTTGGTAAAGAAGAACCAAAAGAAAGTTTTTATAGCAAACTAATGGCTTGTTTGGAGGGGCTTTCCAAAGGCGAAAACTCTGCGAAAAAAGAAGGAAAACCCATCCAATCAAAACTGGTGATGTCTCTACATAGAGATATCAATTATGAAAGGCATTATGATTGGATGAAAAATTGGATGGAAAAAGAATCTATCATTCGAGAAGGACTTGTGGGAATTGATTTCTGTCATATCGAAGAAGGTCATCCCCCTAAAGATAAAAAAACTTTTTTCCAATCTGTCATCAAAGACAACAAAGCAGAACCTAACACTGCCTTATCGATCCTTTACCATGTAGGAGAAAGTTTTCGAGACAAAACGCCCTTCTCTGCGGCCCGTTGGGTTTTGGAATCCGCATTGAATGGTGCCCATCGGTTGGGACATGCATTGGCACTTGGTGTTGATTCCGATTATTTTTTGGGAGACGAAAGGACAGAACTTGTATCAGAAGCCAAAGACCAAATCGAATGTGAGTTGGAATCTTATGAAGAGATTACAAGTTTTGGACCATTTTATTCCAAAGAGGAACTCGAACTCAAACGAAAAGAATTAAAAACCAAACCAGATTCTGAACTATTAAAAATCCCATTTGATGCAACGCAGTCCCAATACCTTCATACTTTCCAAAACTTTGTTATGTCTAAGATAGCCCAAACAGAGGCAGTGATTGAATGTTGTCCCTCTTCCAATTTATACATTGGAATGTTAGAGTCACACATCGATCACCCCATCACAAGGTTTCTCCAAAACGATGTCAAAATCACCATTGGTTCGGACGATCCAGGTTTATTTGGAACGACCATGCCCGAGGAATATGGACATGCTCATACGGCTGGAGTCTCTGAAAAAGATTTGGAAACCATCAGGGAAAAGTCATTTTCTTATAGATCTACCAAACTTTCCGGGCGTGAATTGGATTGACCCTGACAGAGATTAGGTAAACTGGAAAGTATGCGGATTTTTTCCCAAGTTTTTGTGCCCATGATTGTTTTCTCTTTGGCAATGGGACCTCTTTTTGGACAAACCAAAGAAGGTTTTTACGACACAAATAATTACGACCTAAGAAATCTTCCCAAGTCAGATCCAGAATCCAATATATTACCGGATGTAACCATCCCTCCCAAATTTGAAACCCCAGCACTCGCCACTCCGAAAAATGTAAGAACCCAGTACACTGGAATTGATTCGATTCCTGGAGCAGGAGCTCTTCTCAATTCAAGAACTACATCGAACTCCAGCCAAAATGCTGCCAATCCCTACAATTTAACTGGTTCACAAAATTTGCCAATCAACCCACTCACCGGGGAAATCAATGAACAAGCGCTTCAAAACCAATTACAAAAAAGTAGAATTAAACAAGAGTTAAAGAAAAAACAAAAAGAAGAGTTTGATGAAGATGCAGTCTACGAAGAAACAAAATTCCGAAGGGCCTATATCATTTTCTTTTTGACCTTACCTTTTGCTCTCATTGCTTCAGCTGGTGGCGTGGCATTACTTCCTGTGGCATTACAAAAGTCAGCAATAGCAAGTGGGATTATGATCACAGGAACCACTGGTCTTTCTGGAACCAATGTTTATCTAGACAGACAACGATTAGAAGAACACCGAGAAAAGAAAAAACAAGTGGCTGAAGTTTTCCCTTGAAACTCAAACGAATCATCGTTTTTCTATCACGATTTTTTCTTTATTTACAAGTCCAAAGATACGAAATTCGAAAATTCTATGTAGAACACTTCCGTTGGCTGGGAAGAACGTTTTATATATTCTTTGGTTTTTTGTCCGTTACCATTTTAATTTTAGATTTTGGATTTTATTATCCGGAAAGTTGGAAAGAATATGTAACTCTTTCAATTCGAACTCTCGTAAGTTTTTTTATTTTCTATGAATCTGTTCATTTAATTTTTACAAACAAACGTTGGAAAGAATATGTATCCATTCACAAAATAGAACTCATCATCTTGCTGATGTTAGGGTTAGAGTTCATTTATGAAAAAAATATAGTTTCGATTTTGAAGTCCTATCATATTTCAGGCGATGATACCACGCTGATCTTTTTATCAGCCAACCAAGTTTTGTTTTTGTTTTCTAACTTAGCCCATTTTTATCGACTTTCTAGAAATCATGATTCCAAAAAACTAAACCCTTCCATTGTATTTGTTTCTTCTTTTGCATTTATCATTTTACTGGGCGTTTGTTTTTTACATTTTCCAAAATCAACCAATGGAACTGTTCCTTCCATTGATCTAGTATTCACAACCATTAGCGCCACTTGTGTGACTGGACTTTCCACAGTCGATATCAGTTCCAGTTTCACATTGACCGGACAATTGATCGTTTTACTTCTCATCCAGGTGGGTGGGCTCGGGCTTATGACGCTTACCAGTTTTTTTTCCATCTTCCTTGCTGGAAAAGTATCAGTAAGTGATACGATGATGATCAAAGACCTTCTATCTGAAGAAACCATGGGTCGGGCCAAAGAAATTTTAAAACAGATTACAATCCAAACTCTTGTCATTGAATCCATTGGAGCGTTCTTATTATTTTATAGTTTCCCAGAAAACTTTCCGATCGCTCTCTCTGAAAAAATTTATTACTCTATCTTCCATTCTATATCTGCATTTTGTAATGCTGGTTTTAGTTTGTTGCCGAATGGACTCGCAACCGAAGGCTTCCAAAGATCAGAAGGTTTTTTATCGGTGATTATGTTTCTGATAGTTCTTGGCGGGCTTGGGTTTCCTGTTTTATTCCAAATTCGCACAAGGTTTGCCAATCCTTTTGATTTTAAGTTTCGATGGTCTGTGACCTCTAAATTGGTATTTTGGACGACCGGCTGTCTTCTGTTATTCGGTTGGGTTTCTTATTATTTTTTAGAACAGAATTCTAGTTTAAAAGGATTAACCACATCCGAACAGATCTTTCATTCTTTGTTTTATTCGGTCACCACAAGAACCGCTGGGTTTAATACTTTGGACCTAAGCCAGATGGGATTTCCCATCACCTTCATATCTTTCTTTTTAATGTGGGTGGGAGCCTCTCCTGTTTCCACCGGAGGTGGAATCAAAACCACAACCTTTGCCATCTCCTTATTAAACATAACCAATGAAATTCGTGGAAAAGAAAGGATGGAAATAAACCACCGAACAATTGCTAACTCATCCATTGCAAGAGCCAGTGCCACAATTGTGCTTTCTTTATTTGTAATTTTCCTTG
Protein-coding regions in this window:
- a CDS encoding adenosine deaminase — encoded protein: MYCDLHNHLYGCLPPETLYRIGKNNPEPRWHLYLDSYEKAYGLKIRPSTFFEDYADIKEFSKLYHFREKAPFLHFQAKFNLIIALVKFDEREITEVTHDVVLSNSLDDISYAEYRLMFGKEEPKESFYSKLMACLEGLSKGENSAKKEGKPIQSKLVMSLHRDINYERHYDWMKNWMEKESIIREGLVGIDFCHIEEGHPPKDKKTFFQSVIKDNKAEPNTALSILYHVGESFRDKTPFSAARWVLESALNGAHRLGHALALGVDSDYFLGDERTELVSEAKDQIECELESYEEITSFGPFYSKEELELKRKELKTKPDSELLKIPFDATQSQYLHTFQNFVMSKIAQTEAVIECCPSSNLYIGMLESHIDHPITRFLQNDVKITIGSDDPGLFGTTMPEEYGHAHTAGVSEKDLETIREKSFSYRSTKLSGRELD
- a CDS encoding TrkH family potassium uptake protein, producing the protein MKLKRIIVFLSRFFLYLQVQRYEIRKFYVEHFRWLGRTFYIFFGFLSVTILILDFGFYYPESWKEYVTLSIRTLVSFFIFYESVHLIFTNKRWKEYVSIHKIELIILLMLGLEFIYEKNIVSILKSYHISGDDTTLIFLSANQVLFLFSNLAHFYRLSRNHDSKKLNPSIVFVSSFAFIILLGVCFLHFPKSTNGTVPSIDLVFTTISATCVTGLSTVDISSSFTLTGQLIVLLLIQVGGLGLMTLTSFFSIFLAGKVSVSDTMMIKDLLSEETMGRAKEILKQITIQTLVIESIGAFLLFYSFPENFPIALSEKIYYSIFHSISAFCNAGFSLLPNGLATEGFQRSEGFLSVIMFLIVLGGLGFPVLFQIRTRFANPFDFKFRWSVTSKLVFWTTGCLLLFGWVSYYFLEQNSSLKGLTTSEQIFHSLFYSVTTRTAGFNTLDLSQMGFPITFISFFLMWVGASPVSTGGGIKTTTFAISLLNITNEIRGKERMEINHRTIANSSIARASATIVLSLFVIFLAIFSLLLTENANFIDLCYEVVSAFGTVGLTRGLTPHLSDSGKIIICTVMFVGRVGILTLLVALSKKVDRISYEYPKEYVVVG